The sequence below is a genomic window from Thermoflavifilum sp..
TTACAAACCGCTTTCCGTCCGGTATATTCATCCCATAAATAAAGGCTATCTCGTGTGGGTGAAACATGCAATAAATAATGTTTGTACACCTGAAAACATTGATTCTCATATCGAAGCTGGCTTAAAAAATGCAGATCGCTGAGATGTAATGAATCGATAGGTATTAACTGAGCGTTATCTGCACGGCACAGAAACCAGCTGCGGTATGCCTGCTCCACAAGTGAATCTTTATCGACGGGCGTATTCAACAAGACCAGATTGCCCTGCATAGCAGCCGAAGGAATAATTTTCCATACATATCTTAACCTACGACCGTATAAATCATGAGGTTGTATGTGTCTGTAAAAAACATGAATAAGGTGCAGATGCCTGTCTAAACAAAGCAATGACGCTCTTGTCCCCAGCCACAGATTCCCCGATGCATCTTTTTCCATGCACAGCACCACGTTATGATAAGCTTCCCATAATTTCATTTCATGTGCTGAAAGCCGTTCTTCAGGCTGCGATTGCTCGGGTAGACCTAAATCGTGCAGTGTGAAATAAAGATGCTGAAAGATGAGGCGACGCGTATCTAAAATGCTTAAACCCTGTGAGGTTGCAATCGCCAGATGAAAGGAATCGAGTAATATGAGTCGATGAATATCATTGTCAGGTAATGAATGCGGATTGGCATGTTCAGCGTAAAAATTGCGAATCTCCGTTCCGTCATATCGATTCAATCCATTATCCGTGGCAATCCATAAAAATCCATCTCCATCCTGCACAACATCTCTTACCATGTTGCTGCTCAATCCATCAGCCATGGTCAGCTTTTCCAGATCGTGCAAAGCGGGCTGTGCTGCTGCAGATATCCAGAAAAGCGCAAAACAGGTACAAATCGCGCCGGGGTACACAAACAACTGGATGAAATCTCAGGTAAGGTAAGGAATTTCCTCATTCTTTTTGAAAATATCTTATTGCGTATGTTTCACTGGAACAGCATCCGATTCCAGAGATCATTACCCGCTGAAAACCGTACCCGATTTGTTAATAAATCATTAACCGTATCTCATCAAACATATCTTTCAGTATTTTTTCAGGAAGGCCAAATAAATTTGCATTGCCGTATGCTTTTCCGGCATTCCGAATCTCCGGAAAAGGATATATTGAACCAAATGGGACATGAACATGCATAGATGCTGTAACTCCACCGATTTGTTTCCCCTCCGGGTTGATGTTCTCGCGCTTTACTGGATATGCCACCATTCAATCTGAGGTTATGAAAATCCCGAACAGTCATCAGGTGATGAAATGGCTGAATCCTGTGCTTACCCGCAGGTATATGCTCGCCCTCTGGATAGGCATGGGAGCGATAGCCCTGCTCAGCGAATGGTGGAGCCATCATATCAACAACAATTATTTTGTTTTCACGCATGTGTATTTTCACCTCATCCACAAACAACCCCTGTATATTCCTTATCCGCATGAATATGCCGATATAAATCTCTATGGCCCGTTGTTCGGTTTGCTGATTGCACCTTTTGCGCTGCTGCCTGATGTTGCCGGCGTCGCTTGCTGGGTAATGATCAATATTCTATTCCTGTTCATCATCATCCAGCAATTGCCTGTAAATGAGCGAAGTAAGCAATTTGTGATTTTGTTTTCTGCTATGGAATTGTTGATGAATGCACAGTGGCTGCAGTTAAATGCCTTCATAGCCGCCTGTCTGGTTGGAAGTTTTGTGTATTTCAAGAAAGATAAGGTAGTCCTTGCCAGCCTTTTGATTGTGATGGGAAGTTTCACCAAATTATATGGCATTACAGGATTGGCTTTTATGGGCTTCACGAAGAAACCATTTAAAGCTGTTTTGTGGCTCATCATCTGGAGCCTCATCGCATTCTGTTTACCCATGCTGATCAGTTCACCTGCTTACATTGTGCATAGTTATCAGGAATGGTTTCAGACATTGGTGATGAAAAACAGCAAGAATGTGCATGATGCGATGAATAATTTTTATCAGGATATTTCCGCAATGGGGCTTATCAAAAGAATTTCAGGATTATCACAGGATATTGATATCTGGGTAATCGTATCTGGACTTATCATTATGGCTATTTCTTTTGTTGGCGTACTTAAACGTCGATCTAAACCGGATATTCAACTGTTATGGCTCAGCGCCATCATGCTTTTCACAGTATTATTCAGCACGGGTGCCGAATCGCCAACGTATATCATTGCAGTTGTGGGTGTAGCTATCTGGTTTGTATCTTATGCACAGGAAAAATATCCAAGATTGTCGGTAGTGTTAATGGCGCTGGTGTTATTGCTCACCAGCATAGCGAGCACAGATCTGGTTACGCCCTGGGTACGCATTCATGTTGTACGGCGATATGCGTTAAAAGCCTTACCCTGCCTGATTGTATGGGGCGTAATCGTTTTCGATTTAATGAAATATGCTTGGATGCCCGCTCTGCACATGCACATGAATGATACCGATAAAAGAAGAAGCATTCAACAAAAACCGTATTCCATGAAGAACCTGAACATTGGAAGATGATGATCAATTCGCATGCAATATGAAGAAACTGATTACCGTGGTGATACCGGCATTTAATGAACAGGATACCATACCGGTTCTGGTAGAGAAGCTTGCATATTTTTTTAAGCAGTATATACAATATGCTTTTGAATGCATCATCGTGGATGATGGAAGCACGGATAGTAGCCGGAGTATTATAGCAAACTTATGCCAGCAATATCCCTGGTTATACTATGTTTTTCTTTCCCGGAATTTTGGAAAGGATATGGCGATGAAAGCCGGAATCGATCAGGCGAGAGGAGACGCGGTGATCACCATGGATGCCGACGGGCAACATCCCATTGAGCTGATTCCTGAATTCATACAGGCATGGGAAGCCGGTTACGAAATTGTGTATGCTTATCGAGAATTATCTTTTGCATCTGAACACCGAAATCTACGGATGCGGATGCAGCATTTCCGATCCCGATTATTTTATCGCATCGCCAGTCGCCTCACCGATTTGAAGATGGAACAGGGTTTATCGGATTTTCGCCTGTTTAGCCGGCGCGTGGCACAAACTATCACGCAGTTTCATGATAAAGAACTTTTCCTTCGCGCCATATTCAAATGGATTGGATTCAAACAAAAAGGCATTCCTTATCGTCCGCTGCAACGCGAATTCGGGCAAACCAAATATACCCTGCGAAGCCTCATCAGGCTTTCGCTGCAGGGCATCACATCCTTCAGCGTGAAGCCTTTGAATATGGCTATTTATCTGGGCCTGACCATATCTGTGCTTTCGTCGTTGTATATTCCGTATGTCATCTGGAGTTTTATGTATAATCATCCCATATCCGGATGGGCATCGATGATCGTAACCGTAGCCTTTTTCGGTGGATTGCAATTGATGATTTTAGGTATCATCGGCATTTATATTGGTAAATTGTTTATTCAAACTCGTTTTCATCCGCCTTATATTATTGAAACCACCAATTTGCATATCCATACAGGAAGCGGTGTGGAAGCTGCATCAAGGCCATCTACGCCTGTACATACCCATATCATGAAATAAAAACAAGCAAGCATCAGCATCCATGCAACACAATGTTTATCCCATACTGCTCAGTTTTGATCTGGAAGAATTTGATTTGCCGACAGAATACGGTGTGGGCATTGCTTTATCCGATCAGATAGCCATCACCACTGAAGGATTGCAAACGCTTTTAGATACCCTGTCCAGATATGCCATCAAAGCCACGTTCTACACCACCGTACGTTATGCTATCCATCAATCCGCATGGATACAGAAGCTCATCGAGGCCGGACATGAACTGGCTTCCCATGGTCTGCATCATGGCACATGCGATAAAGCCGATTATGGGGCTTCGCGTGAAAAACTCCAGCAGCAATTTCATGTAGCCGTGCATGGATTCCGTATGCCGAGAATGAAGCAGGTCGATATGCATGCATTAGCTCAGGCCGGTTATGCTTATCATTCATCGCTTCATCCCACCTGCATTCCCGGCCGATATTGCCATCTGCGTGCCGCTCGTGGTGTAACCTCTCAGCAACACCTACTTCATATTCCACCCTCCGTTACGCCCCGATGGCGTATTCCGCTTTTCTGGCTATCGTTTCATCATTTGCCTCAAAAGATGTATATGCATCTGTGTAAGCAAACGCTTGAACATGATGGTTATTTGCACCTGTATTTTCATCCCTGGGAATGGACCAGCTGGCCGCAAAAATTAAAGAAGCGGATGCCCCGATATTTGCATTTACAGAATGGCATGCAGATGCAAAAAAGATTCGAACAATGGATTGATTTCATGCTGATGCAGCCGATACAATGGACAAGCACCCATGCATGGATGATTGCAAATTTCCATGCTTCAGATTATCCTGGATTATGAAGCCGTTTTTTCTTCTTTCTCCAGCAATATTTTCGTCATGCCATGATAATGATGTTGTAATTCATGCACCGTGAGCGGATGTTCGATTTCGCGGGTATGTTCGCCGTGGCACATCAACAGACAATGGGAAAGGTTTTGCCTGTCAGGATAACGAATGATGAATGGACCTTTTACATAAGCCACGCCGTGTGGGCCCGCTATTTCAGGATTTTCCCGTTTTTCAAACCCGAAGGAAAATAATTGTTCCTCCGTCAGGGGAATCGGATCAACTTCTTCCGGTGTGTACCAGTACAGGTTATCTTCATACGTGCGTACACACACCTGCCCATCGGCCAGTTCCTCGACCTGGCCTTCGAGCCATTCGTTTTCCAGTTCCACATACACCCAATCGCCTATCTGTAATTCTTTGTAAGGAATCATGGTGATATCGTTTTAAAAGCTACTCAGAAATTTCGGAATTTTTTCTCGAATGAACAAGCCCCGAAAAAGAGCGGGCTGTCAGTCCTCGTGCCATGTTGCCGGCGTCATCCGAAAATTTGTATGCCATCCTGATTGAGTTTTGTTATCTTTGCCGTCTGGATTCCCTAAACCAGAGAAACCGTTATTGATATGCATGAGACCATCACACAGGGGCGTATTGCCGATCTTCTGGGCGATCAGGCCGAATACCTGCTCAACCATGTTTGCAAGACTATTGATGCTTCCCAGCTGACGCTGCCGGGGCCCGACTACCTGGATAAAGTGTGGTTGAATTCAAACCGCAACAATCAGGTGTTGCGTAGCCTGCAGGCAATTTTTAATCATGGACGACTGGCCGGCACGGGTTATATTTCCATATTTCCTGTTGACCAGGGCGTGGAACACAGCGCCGGATCAGCCTTTGCACCGAATCCGATGTATTTCGATCCGGAAAACATCATTCGGCTGGCTATCGAAGGTGGCTGTAATGCCGTAGCTTCTACCTTCGGCGTATTGGGCATCATGTCAAGAAAGTATGCCCATAAGATTCCCTTTATCGTAAAAATCAATCACAACGAATTCCTCAGCTATCCCAATCGATATGATCAAACCCTGTTTGGCACGGTGAAGAGCGCCTGGAACATGGGGGCCGTGGCCGTGGGAGCAACCGTGTACTGGGGTTCTGCTGAAAGCAATCGTCAGCTGAAAGAAATAGCCGAAGCTTTCGAGCTGGCGCATGAACTGGGCATGGCCACCATTCTCTGGTGTTATACCCGCAACAGTGCCTTCAAGGTGAATAATGTGGATTACCATACTTCGGCTGATTTTACCGGGCAAGCCAATCATCTCGGTGTTACCATCCAGGCCGATATCATCAAACAAAAATTGCCCACCAATAACGGGGGTTATCTGGCCACCAAACATGGCAAAACCAGTCCACTCGTCTATGAAAAGCTAACCACAGACCACCCTATTGACCTTTGCCGGTATCAGGTGTTAAACTGTTACAGTGGCCGTATCGGGCTCATCAACTCAGGAGGCGAATCGAAAGGGCAATCCGACCTTGTAGAAGCCGTTGCCACAGCCGTCATCAACAAACGTGCAGGAGGCATGGGCCTTATCCTGGGGAGAAAAGCCTTCCAGCGGCCGTTTAAAGAAGGTGTGCAATTGTTGCATGCCACACAGGATGTATATCTGGATAAGTCTATCACGATTGCCTGAGCTCCATGGTGCCGGGTTTGTTTGCCAGCATCCCTGCATTGAGCAAGCAATCCTCCGGTGTTATCGTGGCGATTCCAGCAGCAAACTGGAATTCTAAATTTATGCATTATGGCAAAATGGTTTCAAAGGATCAAAAAAGGAATTGAGACTTCAACCAGTGAAAAAAAAGAACCACCCGACGGCCTGTGGACGAAATGTCAGAAGTGTAAAAAGCTGATCCTTACCAAAGACCTCCGGGAAAACAATTTTGTATGCGATAAATGCAATTTCCATTTTCGCATCAACTCTGCAGAATATTTTCAAATACTGTTCGACGAAGATCAATCGCATGAACTGTTCGGCAATATTTATCCGGTCGATATCCTGGGATTTAAAGACGTGAAAACTTATGAGGAGCGGTTGCAGGATGCCCAGAAAAAAACCGGACTGGCCGATGCTATTCGCGTGGGGGTGGGCAAGGTGAATGGGTTTGACCTGGTGGTGGGATGCATGGATTTTGATTTCATTGGCGGGTCGATGGGTTCTGTGGTCGGTGAAAAAATCGCTCGCGCTGTTGATTATTGCGTAGCGCATCGCATCCCCCTGCTGATTATTTCTAAATCAGGCGGAGCACGCATGATGGAGAGCGCATTTTCCCTGATGCAAATGGCTAAAACGGCCGCCAAACTCACCCAGCTGGCCGAGGCTCGCATCCCTTATTTTTCCCTGATGACCGACCCCACCACCGGCGGTGTGACAGCATCGTTTGCCATGCTGGGCGATATCAATATGGCCGAACCCGGCGCCCTGATTGGATTCGCCGGCCCTCGTGTGATCAAAGAAACCATTAAAAAAGATTTGCCCGAAGGATTTCAAACCGCGGAATTTCTCCTTGAACACGGATTTCTGGATTTCATCGTAGATCGTAAAGAATTGAAAACCCGCATCACCGAATTGCTGTTGCTGTTCAGCAAATAACGTGCATCACCTCATCTTCGCATCACTATGGAAATAAGCAATCGCGCGGCCAGGTTTCATTACGAAATCAAAGACCGATATATCGCCGGAATGGTGCTTACCGGTTCTGAAATCAAATCCATCCGCGAAGGAAAGGTAAGCTTCAACGACAGCTTCTGCTATTTTCAGGGTGATGAGCTTTATGTGAAGAACTTGCATATCGCGGAATATAAAAATGCAACATACGCCAATCATGATCCCTTAAGGGAAAGAAAACTTTTGTTGCAAAAGCGAGAACTGAGAAAATTAAAAAATGC
It includes:
- a CDS encoding glycosyltransferase family 2 protein: MKKLITVVIPAFNEQDTIPVLVEKLAYFFKQYIQYAFECIIVDDGSTDSSRSIIANLCQQYPWLYYVFLSRNFGKDMAMKAGIDQARGDAVITMDADGQHPIELIPEFIQAWEAGYEIVYAYRELSFASEHRNLRMRMQHFRSRLFYRIASRLTDLKMEQGLSDFRLFSRRVAQTITQFHDKELFLRAIFKWIGFKQKGIPYRPLQREFGQTKYTLRSLIRLSLQGITSFSVKPLNMAIYLGLTISVLSSLYIPYVIWSFMYNHPISGWASMIVTVAFFGGLQLMILGIIGIYIGKLFIQTRFHPPYIIETTNLHIHTGSGVEAASRPSTPVHTHIMK
- the accD gene encoding acetyl-CoA carboxylase, carboxyltransferase subunit beta; translated protein: MAKWFQRIKKGIETSTSEKKEPPDGLWTKCQKCKKLILTKDLRENNFVCDKCNFHFRINSAEYFQILFDEDQSHELFGNIYPVDILGFKDVKTYEERLQDAQKKTGLADAIRVGVGKVNGFDLVVGCMDFDFIGGSMGSVVGEKIARAVDYCVAHRIPLLIISKSGGARMMESAFSLMQMAKTAAKLTQLAEARIPYFSLMTDPTTGGVTASFAMLGDINMAEPGALIGFAGPRVIKETIKKDLPEGFQTAEFLLEHGFLDFIVDRKELKTRITELLLLFSK
- a CDS encoding glycosyltransferase family 87 protein encodes the protein MKIPNSHQVMKWLNPVLTRRYMLALWIGMGAIALLSEWWSHHINNNYFVFTHVYFHLIHKQPLYIPYPHEYADINLYGPLFGLLIAPFALLPDVAGVACWVMINILFLFIIIQQLPVNERSKQFVILFSAMELLMNAQWLQLNAFIAACLVGSFVYFKKDKVVLASLLIVMGSFTKLYGITGLAFMGFTKKPFKAVLWLIIWSLIAFCLPMLISSPAYIVHSYQEWFQTLVMKNSKNVHDAMNNFYQDISAMGLIKRISGLSQDIDIWVIVSGLIIMAISFVGVLKRRSKPDIQLLWLSAIMLFTVLFSTGAESPTYIIAVVGVAIWFVSYAQEKYPRLSVVLMALVLLLTSIASTDLVTPWVRIHVVRRYALKALPCLIVWGVIVFDLMKYAWMPALHMHMNDTDKRRSIQQKPYSMKNLNIGR
- a CDS encoding class I fructose-bisphosphate aldolase; protein product: MHETITQGRIADLLGDQAEYLLNHVCKTIDASQLTLPGPDYLDKVWLNSNRNNQVLRSLQAIFNHGRLAGTGYISIFPVDQGVEHSAGSAFAPNPMYFDPENIIRLAIEGGCNAVASTFGVLGIMSRKYAHKIPFIVKINHNEFLSYPNRYDQTLFGTVKSAWNMGAVAVGATVYWGSAESNRQLKEIAEAFELAHELGMATILWCYTRNSAFKVNNVDYHTSADFTGQANHLGVTIQADIIKQKLPTNNGGYLATKHGKTSPLVYEKLTTDHPIDLCRYQVLNCYSGRIGLINSGGESKGQSDLVEAVATAVINKRAGGMGLILGRKAFQRPFKEGVQLLHATQDVYLDKSITIA
- a CDS encoding polysaccharide deacetylase family protein, with product MQHNVYPILLSFDLEEFDLPTEYGVGIALSDQIAITTEGLQTLLDTLSRYAIKATFYTTVRYAIHQSAWIQKLIEAGHELASHGLHHGTCDKADYGASREKLQQQFHVAVHGFRMPRMKQVDMHALAQAGYAYHSSLHPTCIPGRYCHLRAARGVTSQQHLLHIPPSVTPRWRIPLFWLSFHHLPQKMYMHLCKQTLEHDGYLHLYFHPWEWTSWPQKLKKRMPRYLHLQNGMQMQKRFEQWIDFMLMQPIQWTSTHAWMIANFHASDYPGL
- the smpB gene encoding SsrA-binding protein SmpB, whose translation is MEISNRAARFHYEIKDRYIAGMVLTGSEIKSIREGKVSFNDSFCYFQGDELYVKNLHIAEYKNATYANHDPLRERKLLLQKRELRKLKNAVQEKGYTIVPLRIFINEKGWAKMEIALVRGKKIYDKRETIKQREAQQEIMRRWKR